The Micromonospora sp. M71_S20 genome has a window encoding:
- a CDS encoding DUF1501 domain-containing protein, producing MDALTRRRFLLASGVVGGSAIAAGVGGLGLAELLRTASDASAGEDHRKKRKLVIVTLYGGNDGLNTVVPYADPAYYAARPELAYEPDRVLRIDDSLGLNPVMKGLSRLWSGQRLAVVLGAGYPKPDRSHFRSMDIWQTASPSDPATSGWVGRWLDGIKAAPEAAVSFEPMLPPLLVGETRTGACVSIGGLKLPAGVTTEMIGVLGRREPNESEMQARAADAYANLIKIDQLIRDAEAVDARADLPAEPDIAATGTGGANLLSEQLSRVAHCVEAGVPTRVYSVSLGGFDTHAAERPGHELLLRQLDQALADFAGRLARTEAGQRVTVVVYSEFGRRVRANASDGTDHGTAGPVFVLGPQIAGGLYGEQPSLTDLDDGDLKATTDFRDVFGTLLASVLDADPARYLGGYEPKMLPFLPRD from the coding sequence ATGGACGCATTGACCCGGCGCAGGTTTCTCCTGGCTTCCGGCGTCGTCGGCGGCAGCGCCATCGCCGCCGGGGTAGGGGGCCTGGGCCTGGCGGAGCTCCTGCGGACCGCGAGCGACGCGTCTGCCGGGGAAGACCACCGGAAGAAACGCAAGTTGGTCATCGTCACGCTGTACGGCGGCAACGACGGGCTCAACACGGTAGTCCCCTACGCGGATCCGGCGTACTACGCGGCCCGACCTGAGCTGGCCTACGAGCCTGATCGGGTGCTTCGGATCGACGATTCGCTCGGGTTGAATCCGGTGATGAAGGGCCTGAGTCGACTGTGGAGCGGGCAGCGCCTGGCTGTCGTCCTCGGGGCCGGATATCCCAAACCGGACCGCAGTCATTTCCGGTCCATGGACATCTGGCAGACCGCCTCACCGAGCGATCCGGCCACCTCCGGCTGGGTCGGCCGATGGTTGGACGGCATCAAGGCCGCGCCAGAGGCCGCGGTGAGCTTCGAGCCCATGCTCCCGCCCCTGCTCGTGGGAGAGACCCGTACCGGGGCCTGTGTGAGTATCGGTGGGCTCAAGTTGCCGGCCGGAGTCACCACCGAGATGATCGGGGTGCTCGGGCGGCGGGAGCCGAACGAATCCGAGATGCAGGCACGGGCTGCGGACGCCTATGCGAATCTCATCAAGATTGACCAGCTCATCCGGGACGCCGAAGCGGTGGACGCCAGGGCGGACCTCCCCGCCGAACCGGACATCGCGGCGACGGGCACGGGCGGGGCGAACCTCCTTTCCGAACAGCTTTCCCGGGTGGCCCACTGCGTCGAAGCGGGGGTCCCCACCCGCGTGTATTCGGTGAGCCTCGGTGGATTCGACACGCACGCGGCGGAGAGGCCCGGCCACGAGCTGCTGTTGCGCCAGCTCGACCAGGCGTTGGCCGACTTCGCGGGCAGGCTGGCGCGGACCGAGGCCGGTCAACGGGTGACCGTGGTCGTGTACAGCGAGTTTGGTCGGCGGGTTCGTGCGAACGCCTCCGACGGCACCGACCACGGCACCGCCGGGCCCGTCTTCGTTCTGGGTCCTCAGATCGCGGGCGGACTCTACGGGGAGCAGCCGAGCCTGACCGACCTGGACGACGGCGACCTCAAGGCGACGACGGACTTCCGGGATGTCTTCGGTACGCTGCTGGCCTCGGTGTTGGATGCGGACCCGGCACGCTATCTCGGCGGGTACGAACCGAAGATGCTGCCGTTCCTCCCGCGCGACTGA
- a CDS encoding DUF1800 family protein — MADASLLLRRAGFGPTSAELAAAKKAGYEATVAALTAPTAPDVGALKAPVPGLGPDPFAGLSNPTPSQRSKGDEERREQTKRITQWWLDRLTVADHQTREKLWFFWHGHWATSVRKVIRPQLMLVQHRTLRSSLDFATMAHRMITDPALIYWLDGQLNTRTAPNENLGRELMELFMLGIGRYTERDVKEAGRALTGWKIDYDRGRAYFSPASHDGGRKSILGVTKDFDAHSLVDLLLKHEACPGFIAERLWFRYASSADLIPMPTRDNMVRAFPDSMAMLRKLFEDDAFQASAGKLVKQPTEWFVGAMRQLGLRPGRLSDEMLTYALNALERMGQLPFAPPSVEGWAAGAEWLTVGAAQVRLNLAGRIAQLVPAQRLTPEDVAHVLAVETWTNRTYSALKGTTDPQRLLTLGLVSPEYLVT; from the coding sequence ATGGCCGACGCCTCGTTGCTACTTCGCCGCGCCGGCTTCGGTCCCACTTCCGCCGAGCTGGCTGCTGCGAAGAAGGCAGGGTACGAGGCGACGGTCGCCGCCCTGACAGCGCCGACAGCGCCGGACGTGGGGGCCCTGAAGGCTCCCGTGCCGGGACTCGGCCCGGATCCCTTCGCCGGGTTGTCGAACCCCACTCCCAGCCAGCGGAGCAAGGGGGATGAGGAGCGCCGGGAGCAGACGAAGCGGATCACCCAGTGGTGGCTGGACCGCCTCACCGTCGCAGACCACCAGACCCGCGAGAAGCTGTGGTTCTTCTGGCACGGGCACTGGGCCACCTCGGTCCGGAAGGTGATCCGCCCGCAACTGATGCTCGTGCAGCACAGGACGCTGCGCAGCTCGCTCGACTTCGCGACGATGGCACATCGGATGATCACCGACCCGGCGCTCATCTACTGGCTCGACGGGCAACTGAACACGCGGACCGCGCCGAACGAGAATCTCGGCCGCGAGTTGATGGAACTCTTCATGCTCGGCATCGGCAGGTACACCGAACGGGACGTGAAGGAGGCGGGCCGTGCGCTGACCGGCTGGAAGATCGACTACGACCGCGGGCGCGCGTACTTCAGTCCCGCCTCACACGATGGCGGCAGGAAGAGCATCCTCGGTGTCACGAAGGACTTCGACGCCCACTCGCTGGTGGATCTGCTGCTCAAGCACGAGGCCTGCCCGGGGTTCATCGCCGAGCGGTTGTGGTTCCGGTACGCCTCGTCGGCCGACCTGATCCCGATGCCCACCCGCGACAACATGGTCCGCGCGTTCCCGGACTCGATGGCCATGCTGCGGAAGCTCTTCGAGGACGACGCGTTCCAGGCCAGCGCCGGCAAGCTGGTCAAGCAGCCCACGGAGTGGTTCGTCGGCGCGATGCGGCAGTTGGGTCTGCGGCCGGGGAGGCTGTCCGACGAGATGCTGACGTACGCCCTCAACGCCCTGGAGCGAATGGGGCAGTTGCCGTTCGCGCCCCCGAGTGTCGAGGGATGGGCCGCAGGAGCGGAGTGGCTGACGGTCGGGGCGGCGCAGGTCCGCCTGAACCTTGCCGGCCGGATCGCCCAACTGGTCCCCGCCCAGCGGCTGACTCCGGAAGACGTGGCGCACGTCCTGGCTGTCGAAACATGGACCAACAGGACGTACTCGGCCCTGAAGGGCACTACCGATCCGCAGCGCCTGCTGACCCTCGGGTTGGTCAGCCCGGAATATCTGGTGACGTGA
- a CDS encoding S8 family serine peptidase, with the protein MTLIDEDGLRLCRRATPSIVNDGRSSHGESGVYQVRRACRSVVAGLALAAVATAATVSGGGAASAAPPDDKKVAGILGAADMGAIKDSYIVVFKDGKATPAEVGANATALTKRYGGTVSRTYTRTIRGFAARMNEAQAKRLAASPEVAYVKQNRKVSKSDTQLDTPSWGLDRLDQIFAPMNKRYTYPNTASNVHAYVIDSGIRITHQEFGGRASNGYDFIDNDPVANDCDGHGTHVAGTIGGTNYGVAKAVQLVGVRVLDCEGNGTEAGVIAGIEWVTANAVKPAVANMSLGGGASTAIDAAVEASIASGITYAVAAGNSQDDACSYSPARAASAITVGATDEVDFRASFSNYGPCVDIHAPGHHIPSSVITSDTAIGKYSGTSMASPHVAGAAALLLSANPSWAPTQVRNVIVYGGTRRVVRNTAAYNTSDVMLRIGTTAVPQVTGLRSLTNGKNVSVGAGGTQPLTPTQPMNQMGDSEKFTVIDAGSGYIALASWANGKHVTATAGGTAALYANSSTITDAQRFQVVMNGDGTTSLIAKINGKYVTAPSGGTLPLVNNATAIGVAEKFIWASPAAVVVLRATVNGKFVTAADAGKSALIANSTTATSDWQKFDMLDMGADAVAFRSHVNKRFVSAPSGGTRPLIANATTIGAEQSFWLFHWGDGNLLFQSQTNYNLVQAPNSGSSPLIASFDPFVADPGPSTMFTYEVLKVG; encoded by the coding sequence ATGACGTTGATCGACGAAGATGGGCTGCGTCTGTGCCGAAGGGCAACGCCGTCCATTGTCAACGATGGACGTTCATCCCACGGGGAGTCTGGCGTGTATCAAGTTCGTCGAGCTTGTCGGTCGGTCGTGGCGGGGCTCGCGCTCGCCGCTGTCGCGACCGCGGCAACCGTGTCCGGCGGGGGTGCCGCGTCCGCGGCTCCGCCGGACGACAAGAAGGTTGCGGGGATCCTGGGTGCCGCCGACATGGGGGCCATCAAGGACAGTTACATCGTGGTGTTCAAGGACGGCAAGGCCACGCCGGCCGAGGTCGGTGCGAACGCCACCGCGTTGACCAAGCGGTACGGCGGCACGGTGTCGCGCACGTACACGCGCACGATCCGGGGTTTCGCGGCGCGCATGAACGAGGCGCAGGCGAAGCGGCTGGCCGCCAGCCCCGAGGTGGCCTACGTCAAGCAGAACCGCAAGGTGTCCAAGAGCGACACCCAGTTGGACACGCCGTCGTGGGGGCTGGACCGGCTGGACCAGATCTTCGCGCCGATGAACAAGCGGTACACGTACCCGAACACGGCGAGCAACGTGCACGCCTACGTCATCGACAGCGGCATCCGGATCACGCACCAGGAGTTCGGCGGGCGCGCCAGCAACGGCTACGACTTCATCGACAACGACCCGGTCGCGAATGACTGCGACGGGCACGGCACGCACGTCGCGGGCACCATCGGCGGCACCAACTACGGTGTGGCCAAGGCCGTGCAGCTGGTGGGCGTGCGGGTGCTCGACTGCGAGGGCAACGGCACGGAGGCCGGTGTCATCGCCGGCATCGAGTGGGTCACGGCGAACGCGGTGAAGCCGGCGGTGGCGAACATGAGCCTCGGCGGTGGAGCCAGCACCGCGATCGACGCCGCGGTGGAGGCGTCCATCGCCTCCGGGATCACCTACGCTGTCGCCGCCGGCAACAGCCAGGACGACGCCTGCTCGTACTCGCCGGCCCGCGCGGCCTCGGCGATCACGGTGGGCGCCACGGACGAGGTCGACTTCCGCGCCTCGTTCTCCAACTACGGGCCGTGTGTGGACATCCACGCGCCGGGGCACCACATCCCGTCCTCGGTAATCACCAGCGACACCGCGATCGGCAAGTACAGCGGCACCTCGATGGCCAGCCCGCACGTCGCTGGCGCCGCCGCGCTGCTGCTGTCGGCGAACCCGTCCTGGGCGCCCACCCAGGTGCGTAACGTCATCGTCTACGGCGGCACCCGACGGGTCGTGCGGAACACCGCCGCCTACAACACCAGCGACGTGATGCTGCGCATCGGCACCACCGCCGTGCCGCAGGTCACCGGCCTGCGGTCCCTGACCAACGGCAAGAACGTCTCGGTCGGCGCCGGCGGCACCCAGCCGCTGACCCCCACCCAGCCCATGAACCAGATGGGTGACTCGGAGAAGTTCACCGTGATCGACGCCGGCAGCGGCTACATCGCGCTCGCGTCCTGGGCCAACGGAAAGCACGTCACCGCCACGGCCGGCGGCACCGCCGCGCTGTACGCCAACAGCAGCACCATCACCGACGCCCAGCGGTTCCAGGTCGTCATGAACGGCGACGGCACCACCAGCCTGATTGCCAAGATCAACGGAAAGTACGTCACCGCCCCGTCCGGCGGCACCCTGCCCCTTGTCAACAACGCCACCGCCATCGGTGTGGCCGAGAAGTTCATCTGGGCCTCACCCGCCGCGGTCGTCGTGCTGCGAGCAACTGTCAACGGCAAGTTCGTGACGGCAGCGGACGCCGGCAAGAGCGCTCTGATCGCCAACTCCACCACCGCGACCAGCGACTGGCAGAAGTTCGACATGCTCGATATGGGCGCCGACGCCGTCGCATTCCGCTCCCACGTCAACAAGCGCTTCGTCAGCGCGCCGTCGGGCGGTACCCGGCCGCTCATCGCCAACGCCACCACGATCGGCGCGGAGCAGTCCTTCTGGCTCTTCCACTGGGGTGACGGCAACCTGCTGTTCCAGTCGCAGACCAACTACAACCTGGTGCAGGCACCGAACAGCGGCAGCTCGCCGCTGATCGCGAGCTTCGATCCGTTCGTGGCCGATCCGGGCCCGTCGACGATGTTCACCTACGAGGTCCTGAAGGTCGGCTGA
- a CDS encoding glycosyltransferase family 4 protein has translation MKILFVAPWIPASVRPRSLVILEMLAAEHDVRFLGLVHDEEEARLAELLPVKERTLVPNPRVGSMLRSARALGTGVSLQTGYASPKALTDALRRELDGFQPDVVHLNVFRTVHLVEACGSTPVIVDLDEFRSEYYEQLASHGPSPAWRALGRVEAPRMRAREDKLVGMGVPLMLSAPSLPGQERPNTFLVRSPCDFSVQRQAGPIAPTVLFVGRLSYEANVNGLMWFVRECWQGIRDAVPDARLRIVGTDPPKAVQELVGNGIELHANAPAVEPHYTDAAVAIAPIFRGTGVQLKLIQAMSAGVPSVTTSMVADRAGVADGVHVRVADDGAGWIAAVSELLSAPETAARLAANGREWVAAHHSSAAVRLQLQAAYASLSTGAQMDGTPGR, from the coding sequence TTGAAGATTCTGTTTGTGGCGCCGTGGATCCCGGCATCGGTCCGCCCACGCAGCCTCGTGATCCTGGAGATGCTCGCCGCCGAGCACGATGTCCGCTTCCTGGGGCTGGTGCACGACGAGGAGGAGGCGCGGCTGGCGGAGCTCCTGCCGGTCAAGGAGCGCACCCTCGTCCCCAACCCACGCGTCGGTTCCATGCTGCGCTCCGCGCGGGCACTCGGCACCGGGGTCTCGTTGCAGACGGGGTACGCGAGCCCGAAGGCGCTCACCGACGCGCTGCGGCGGGAGTTGGACGGCTTCCAGCCGGACGTCGTGCACCTCAACGTCTTCCGTACCGTCCACCTGGTCGAGGCCTGTGGCTCGACGCCGGTCATCGTCGACCTGGACGAGTTCCGCAGCGAGTACTACGAGCAACTCGCCTCGCACGGACCCAGCCCCGCCTGGCGGGCGTTGGGCCGCGTGGAGGCACCCCGGATGCGGGCCCGGGAGGACAAGTTGGTCGGCATGGGGGTTCCCCTGATGCTCTCCGCCCCGTCCCTGCCCGGCCAGGAGCGGCCCAACACGTTCCTCGTCAGAAGCCCCTGCGACTTCTCCGTGCAGCGGCAGGCGGGCCCGATCGCACCGACGGTCCTGTTCGTCGGCCGGCTCAGCTACGAGGCGAACGTCAACGGCCTGATGTGGTTCGTGCGTGAGTGCTGGCAGGGCATTCGGGACGCCGTCCCGGACGCCCGGCTCCGGATCGTCGGCACGGACCCGCCCAAGGCGGTGCAGGAACTGGTCGGAAACGGCATCGAACTCCACGCCAACGCGCCCGCGGTCGAGCCCCACTACACGGATGCTGCCGTCGCCATCGCGCCGATCTTCCGGGGCACCGGCGTCCAGCTGAAGCTCATCCAGGCGATGTCGGCTGGCGTTCCGAGCGTGACGACCAGCATGGTGGCCGACCGCGCGGGTGTGGCGGACGGTGTCCACGTCCGCGTCGCCGACGACGGGGCTGGCTGGATCGCGGCGGTCAGTGAGCTGCTGTCCGCGCCCGAGACCGCCGCGCGACTGGCCGCCAACGGACGGGAGTGGGTGGCGGCACACCACAGCTCGGCGGCGGTTCGCCTGCAGTTGCAGGCGGCGTACGCCTCGCTTTCCACCGGTGCGCAGATGGACGGCACGCCCGGTCGGTGA
- a CDS encoding glycosyltransferase family 2 protein, whose translation MKIAAIIVSYNSARELPLSLGCLGALPVDDVVVVDNSSTDDSVEVAKSFGYPVVSLPNVGFGKAINAAAETLPDADAYFLLNPDCHIDPESFAHLVEALRADSKLGVVAPLMRYPDGRFGISAGPEPSIAKEWLAALKVDHLVPRRLKQHLARATPLRKKFKMLEYLDVEPTGQVRETAWVSGFCMLVRGEAFRSIGGFDPRFFLYFEDVDLCTQLRAGGWGVASVGTSVAEHKESTSTGAVGKNPLYRSGMYVYFAKHGTRGQRLLASALRRLPI comes from the coding sequence GTGAAAATCGCAGCCATCATCGTCTCCTACAACTCGGCCCGGGAGCTTCCCCTGAGTCTGGGCTGCCTGGGCGCCCTGCCGGTGGACGATGTCGTGGTCGTGGACAACTCCTCCACGGACGACAGCGTCGAGGTCGCGAAGTCCTTCGGGTATCCGGTCGTCTCGCTGCCCAACGTGGGCTTCGGCAAGGCGATCAACGCCGCGGCGGAGACCCTCCCCGACGCTGACGCCTACTTCCTCCTCAATCCCGACTGCCACATCGACCCCGAGTCGTTCGCGCACCTCGTGGAGGCACTGCGGGCCGACTCGAAGCTGGGCGTGGTCGCGCCGCTGATGCGATACCCGGACGGGCGCTTCGGAATCTCGGCGGGGCCCGAGCCGAGCATCGCGAAGGAATGGCTGGCGGCGCTGAAGGTCGACCATCTCGTGCCGAGGCGACTGAAGCAGCACCTGGCTCGGGCGACGCCCTTGCGCAAGAAGTTCAAGATGCTCGAGTATCTCGATGTCGAACCGACCGGCCAGGTGCGCGAAACCGCCTGGGTGTCGGGGTTCTGCATGCTCGTACGGGGTGAGGCGTTCAGGTCCATCGGTGGGTTCGACCCCCGCTTCTTCCTCTACTTCGAGGACGTCGACCTGTGCACGCAGTTGCGCGCCGGTGGCTGGGGTGTCGCGTCGGTCGGGACGAGTGTCGCCGAGCACAAGGAGAGCACCAGCACCGGTGCGGTTGGGAAGAACCCCCTGTACCGGTCCGGCATGTATGTCTATTTCGCGAAGCATGGCACGCGGGGTCAGCGACTCCTCGCGTCAGCCCTGAGGAGGCTGCCGATTTGA
- a CDS encoding glycosyltransferase: MRVLLLTPFAPNAHHYHAAADTIVQLTPRLAEQVDLFVYSPEHTAPAEPDDLKYTLLPATVTARPSHRDRLRLEPAWLRQAWPREATREAAELIRRIRPDVVHSEYLQSAEVVGISPASVLGLHDITEKVMLESYRASSGLERPYRLIELLRTRRFERAAIRQADAVITLSDADFAVAAARNPNTVLARPGIHVGDRSWSPPPATERPRLVFAGAMWRRANALVAQFLAREVMPLVWQGLPQAELRIVGAEPSADVVGLGESDGRVVVTGAVPDLRSEMLDAHAVVVPSIVGGGVLMKVAHAMALGCPVITSSGPAASVRGDASMLYTASTADEIAAAVRAAVESPDDAAQRGRRARAHIERTFRWDDTVRSYLDAYGIASRQ, from the coding sequence ATGCGCGTCCTCCTGCTCACCCCGTTCGCGCCCAACGCGCACCACTACCATGCTGCGGCCGACACGATCGTGCAGCTCACCCCGCGGTTGGCTGAGCAGGTCGACCTCTTCGTCTACTCGCCGGAGCACACGGCGCCGGCGGAGCCGGACGATCTGAAGTACACGTTGTTGCCCGCCACGGTCACCGCTCGTCCGAGCCACCGGGACCGTCTCCGCCTGGAACCGGCATGGCTCCGCCAGGCGTGGCCGCGAGAAGCGACCCGGGAGGCCGCCGAGCTCATCCGCCGGATCCGGCCTGACGTCGTGCACTCGGAGTACCTGCAGTCCGCCGAGGTCGTCGGGATCAGCCCCGCGTCGGTGCTGGGCCTGCACGACATCACCGAGAAGGTGATGCTGGAGTCCTACCGGGCGTCATCCGGCCTGGAACGGCCGTACCGTCTCATCGAGCTGCTTCGGACGCGACGGTTCGAACGCGCCGCGATCCGCCAGGCGGACGCCGTCATCACCCTGTCCGACGCCGACTTCGCGGTCGCCGCCGCACGCAATCCGAACACCGTGCTCGCCCGGCCGGGAATCCACGTCGGCGACCGGTCCTGGTCGCCGCCGCCAGCGACGGAGCGACCGCGACTGGTGTTCGCCGGGGCGATGTGGCGACGCGCGAACGCGCTCGTCGCCCAGTTCCTCGCGCGCGAGGTGATGCCGCTGGTGTGGCAGGGCCTGCCGCAGGCGGAACTCAGAATCGTCGGGGCGGAGCCGTCCGCCGACGTGGTCGGCCTCGGCGAGAGCGACGGCAGGGTGGTGGTGACGGGTGCGGTGCCCGACCTCCGGTCGGAGATGCTCGACGCCCACGCCGTCGTCGTGCCGTCGATCGTGGGCGGCGGAGTGCTGATGAAGGTGGCACACGCCATGGCCCTCGGCTGTCCCGTCATCACGTCGAGTGGACCGGCCGCGTCCGTACGCGGTGACGCCTCGATGTTGTACACCGCGTCGACGGCCGACGAGATCGCGGCGGCGGTCCGGGCCGCGGTCGAGTCACCCGACGACGCCGCGCAGCGCGGGCGGCGTGCCCGTGCACACATCGAGCGGACGTTCCGTTGGGACGACACGGTCCGCTCGTACCTCGACGCCTACGGGATTGCGAGTCGACAGTGA
- a CDS encoding polysaccharide pyruvyl transferase family protein, protein MRVGIVGWFGSDNLGDEILLHSLITCVREVKENASFVVFCPNPDRVAELHGVQTEHMPVLRARGASERQVAVQRAIKSCQLLLLGPGTVFQERSPNLSWPGTLPMFARIIAMAKLAGTPVATVGVGVREGGTPVGRQMLRLMGASCVAVGVRDERTASHFGSGAEVIGDMAYTLPLPELDRVDSGRRFALSMRPLAPDLEGSLLAALTGCAGRLRQEGWSGTFLPMAFGRGAHGEDDRVIYERAFRDLLDLDSTPLDGSRPLVGALRDWLQSLATNQLVLGTRLHAALLAVAIGVPTVAIAYERKVHDAFVDLGLREYLVPPDVDADTLYRTATAAAASAEQFREAAQRVAAQGRIAQGFVTTLVKRLG, encoded by the coding sequence GTGAGGGTCGGAATAGTCGGGTGGTTCGGATCGGACAATCTCGGAGACGAGATCCTCCTCCACTCGCTCATCACCTGCGTCCGCGAGGTCAAGGAGAACGCGTCCTTCGTGGTCTTCTGCCCCAACCCGGACCGGGTCGCCGAACTCCATGGCGTGCAGACGGAGCACATGCCCGTACTGCGGGCTCGTGGTGCCTCCGAGCGTCAGGTCGCGGTGCAGCGCGCGATCAAGTCGTGTCAACTGCTTCTGCTCGGCCCCGGAACGGTCTTCCAGGAGCGTTCCCCCAACCTGTCCTGGCCCGGCACCCTGCCGATGTTCGCCCGGATCATCGCGATGGCCAAGCTGGCGGGAACGCCCGTCGCCACCGTCGGCGTCGGCGTGCGCGAGGGGGGAACGCCGGTCGGTCGTCAGATGCTGCGTCTCATGGGCGCGTCCTGCGTCGCGGTGGGTGTGCGCGACGAGCGAACCGCGTCGCACTTCGGCTCCGGCGCAGAGGTCATCGGCGACATGGCGTACACCCTGCCGCTGCCCGAGCTGGATCGGGTCGACTCCGGCCGCCGCTTCGCGCTGTCGATGCGACCGCTCGCGCCCGACCTCGAGGGCTCGCTGCTGGCGGCGCTCACCGGATGTGCCGGTCGGCTCCGCCAGGAGGGATGGTCGGGCACCTTCCTTCCGATGGCCTTCGGCCGGGGAGCACACGGCGAGGACGACCGCGTCATCTACGAGCGCGCCTTCCGCGACCTTCTGGACCTGGACTCCACCCCGTTGGACGGCAGCCGGCCTCTCGTCGGAGCGCTCCGCGACTGGTTGCAGTCGCTCGCCACGAACCAGCTCGTCCTCGGCACCCGCCTGCATGCCGCACTCCTCGCCGTGGCGATCGGTGTTCCGACGGTGGCCATCGCGTACGAGCGGAAGGTCCATGACGCCTTCGTCGACCTGGGGCTCCGCGAGTACCTGGTGCCACCGGACGTCGACGCCGACACGCTCTACCGCACGGCGACCGCGGCTGCCGCGTCCGCCGAGCAGTTCCGGGAGGCCGCCCAGCGGGTCGCGGCCCAGGGACGGATCGCGCAAGGGTTCGTCACGACGCTCGTGAAGCGGCTGGGCTGA
- a CDS encoding O-antigen ligase: MFTGTASGHPQGDPRHAPATWRSGGQQPVRTYVDPAAGPGGENRGVRGPGRHRGPSLVVQLTRAGRSIAAGLRSDPDQRIVAALALLVATLGLVPIALAPADVVIYAGVSTGTPTLYSYTIAIAVAFVLVTMHTRRRLVRALLLWAPFLGWLALFAAFHWDASPRTVSGLLHFGLAAIVFAIGATAERADRRHSILLWAFAAVAWLQLFAISAAVLGFPLRRVSGQQALDVLGRATGLTSHPGELAKVLFFCGLCALTLPQRTVRERWVAWTTLGVVLIGVSLTQSRTVLAAVVSMILIFMLLELMTGRWQKKYFVVVGLTGVLGGASLPWLIERFLADPGGGSRQHLLVVAADAIRAHPWAGVGPNSYVAVVGASDPLTASGVPVHNVLLLSAAEVGIVGALLLWLPFVRTATAAIRSVFRTRTSELAPRVLVSALPALVLIGMTGWGLMQGPYFLMLALVAGYFHARTRFSAVATGNGRD, from the coding sequence ATGTTCACCGGTACGGCCAGTGGTCATCCCCAGGGTGATCCACGCCATGCCCCGGCGACATGGCGCAGCGGTGGTCAGCAGCCAGTTCGGACATACGTCGACCCGGCCGCCGGCCCGGGCGGCGAGAACCGCGGAGTCCGCGGGCCGGGCCGCCATCGGGGCCCGAGCCTGGTCGTCCAGCTGACCCGGGCCGGCCGGTCGATCGCCGCAGGGCTGCGGTCCGACCCGGATCAGCGCATCGTCGCCGCACTGGCGCTCCTGGTGGCGACACTCGGACTGGTGCCGATCGCCCTTGCTCCCGCCGATGTCGTCATCTACGCCGGTGTGTCGACCGGAACGCCGACGCTCTACTCGTACACCATCGCGATCGCTGTGGCGTTCGTGCTGGTCACGATGCACACGCGTCGTCGACTCGTTCGCGCCCTCCTCCTGTGGGCGCCGTTTCTCGGGTGGCTGGCCCTGTTCGCCGCGTTCCACTGGGACGCGTCCCCGCGTACCGTGAGTGGCCTGCTGCACTTCGGTCTGGCGGCGATCGTGTTCGCCATCGGCGCCACGGCCGAGCGCGCGGACCGCCGGCACTCGATCCTGCTCTGGGCCTTCGCGGCCGTGGCGTGGCTGCAACTCTTCGCGATCAGCGCGGCGGTGCTCGGTTTTCCGCTGCGACGCGTCTCCGGCCAACAGGCGCTCGACGTGCTCGGGCGTGCCACGGGCCTGACGAGCCATCCGGGCGAGCTGGCGAAGGTCTTGTTCTTCTGCGGCCTGTGCGCACTGACCCTGCCGCAGCGGACGGTGCGGGAACGATGGGTGGCCTGGACGACGCTCGGTGTCGTCCTCATCGGCGTGTCCCTCACCCAGAGTCGCACGGTTCTCGCAGCCGTGGTCTCCATGATCCTCATCTTCATGTTGCTCGAGCTGATGACCGGGCGGTGGCAGAAGAAGTACTTCGTGGTCGTCGGCCTTACCGGGGTGCTCGGCGGGGCGTCGCTACCGTGGCTGATCGAGCGATTCCTGGCGGACCCCGGTGGGGGCTCCCGACAACACCTGCTCGTGGTCGCGGCGGATGCGATCCGCGCGCATCCGTGGGCCGGGGTGGGACCCAACAGCTACGTCGCCGTCGTCGGTGCCTCGGATCCGCTGACCGCGAGCGGCGTGCCCGTACACAACGTGTTGCTGCTGAGCGCCGCCGAGGTGGGCATCGTCGGCGCGCTGCTCCTCTGGCTGCCGTTCGTGCGGACCGCGACGGCGGCCATTCGCTCCGTCTTTCGTACGCGGACCTCGGAGCTGGCACCCAGGGTTCTGGTCAGCGCTCTGCCGGCTCTCGTCCTCATCGGTATGACGGGCTGGGGACTGATGCAGGGACCCTATTTTCTGATGTTGGCGCTCGTAGCGGGCTATTTCCATGCCCGGACGCGGTTCTCGGCGGTTGCGACCGGCAATGGTCGCGACTGA